One genomic region from Natrinema caseinilyticum encodes:
- a CDS encoding NAD(P)-dependent oxidoreductase, with product MDTNPDIVVLREGTEGLSMESYAETLRERLSDHAVALARTPTAERELVRNARVVTGISIDEDLLEIANRLELFACTFAGTDHVPMDALADRGVAVTNAGGIHAPGIAEQSIGNMLVFARRLHEGWRRSERREWRHFQSFEFTDSTVTIVGLGSIGREISQRLAGFEVETIGIRYTPDKGGPTDEVLGFGEEDVHDAFARSDYVVLACPLTDLTRGLVGEAELATLPPTAVVVNAARGGIVDTDALVEALQSEGIRGAALDVTDPEPLPADHPLWNLENCLITPHTGGHTPKHWDRLADIVAANVDALETGGDLENAVIRPDSS from the coding sequence ATGGACACGAACCCAGATATCGTCGTTCTCAGAGAGGGAACGGAAGGGCTGTCGATGGAGTCGTACGCCGAAACACTGCGCGAACGACTGTCGGATCACGCGGTCGCGCTCGCTCGGACGCCGACGGCGGAACGCGAGCTCGTCCGAAACGCGCGGGTCGTGACCGGGATTTCGATCGACGAGGACCTCCTCGAGATCGCGAATCGGCTCGAGCTGTTCGCCTGTACGTTCGCCGGAACGGACCACGTGCCGATGGACGCGCTGGCGGACCGCGGCGTCGCCGTGACGAACGCCGGCGGAATCCACGCGCCCGGCATCGCCGAACAGTCCATCGGAAACATGCTCGTGTTCGCGCGCCGTCTGCACGAGGGGTGGCGCCGATCGGAACGCCGCGAGTGGCGTCACTTCCAGTCGTTCGAGTTCACCGACAGCACCGTCACGATCGTCGGCCTCGGGTCGATCGGACGGGAAATCTCCCAGCGCCTCGCGGGCTTCGAGGTCGAGACGATCGGCATCCGCTACACGCCCGACAAAGGCGGGCCGACCGACGAGGTCCTCGGCTTCGGTGAGGAGGACGTCCACGACGCCTTCGCCCGGAGCGACTACGTCGTCCTCGCGTGCCCGCTTACCGATCTAACTCGCGGACTCGTCGGCGAGGCGGAACTCGCCACGCTCCCGCCGACCGCGGTCGTCGTCAACGCGGCCCGCGGCGGGATCGTCGACACCGACGCGCTCGTCGAGGCGCTCCAGTCCGAAGGGATCCGCGGGGCCGCCCTCGACGTCACCGATCCCGAACCGCTCCCCGCCGACCACCCGCTCTGGAATCTCGAGAACTGCCTGATCACTCCCCACACCGGCGGCCACACGCCGAAACACTGGGACCGGTTGGCCGACATCGTCGCCGCGAACGTCGACGCCCTCGAGACCGGCGGCGACCTCGAGAACGCCGTGATCCGACCCGACTCGAGTTGA
- a CDS encoding amidohydrolase: MSEPIQDRLVTVRRRFHRHPEPAWREYLTTARLVEEIRGIGVDELAVGPNAYDPADRMAVPDEDTEPWLERARERGADEAVLERVAGGTTGAIATLERGEGPAIGLRVDIDGLFIEESADAEHAPAAEGFRSEIDGTMHACGHDAHMTWGLAALEAIAESDFSGRLVVFFQPAEETGGGGCPMAKSEYAADLDYLLAIHVGLDHPTGEVVAGIEKPLAMCHVDATIEGTSAHAGKAPNEGDNAMHAMGTAIETAYGIPRHSDGMTRVNVGKAEAGTASNVVAEEAHMECEARGETTELMEYMKRRLERAVRSAATMHGCTAEVDVVSESPRADSDPALREIVGEVASGVAGIERVVPAADFGASEDATFLMERVQNDGGLATYVIVGTDHPTSHHTPTFDVDEESLEHGVSVLVETIRELERRHPVSRSEEEG; the protein is encoded by the coding sequence ATGTCCGAACCGATTCAGGATCGACTCGTCACGGTTCGACGTCGCTTCCACCGCCATCCCGAGCCCGCGTGGCGCGAGTACCTCACCACCGCTCGGCTCGTCGAGGAGATACGAGGGATCGGCGTCGACGAACTCGCCGTCGGACCGAACGCCTACGACCCGGCCGACAGGATGGCCGTCCCCGACGAGGACACGGAGCCGTGGCTCGAGCGCGCCCGCGAACGCGGTGCGGACGAAGCGGTGCTCGAGCGCGTCGCCGGCGGCACCACCGGCGCGATCGCCACCCTCGAGCGCGGCGAGGGGCCGGCGATCGGCCTGCGCGTCGACATCGACGGGCTGTTCATCGAAGAATCGGCCGACGCGGAACACGCACCTGCCGCCGAGGGCTTTCGCTCGGAGATCGACGGGACGATGCACGCCTGCGGCCACGATGCGCACATGACGTGGGGGCTGGCCGCGCTCGAGGCGATCGCCGAGAGCGACTTTTCCGGCCGGCTAGTCGTCTTCTTCCAGCCGGCCGAGGAGACGGGTGGCGGCGGCTGCCCGATGGCGAAAAGCGAGTACGCGGCCGACCTGGACTACCTGCTCGCGATCCACGTCGGGCTCGATCACCCGACCGGCGAGGTCGTCGCCGGCATCGAGAAGCCGCTCGCGATGTGCCACGTCGACGCGACGATCGAGGGGACCTCCGCGCACGCGGGGAAGGCGCCGAACGAGGGGGACAACGCCATGCACGCGATGGGGACCGCGATCGAGACCGCCTACGGCATCCCGCGACACAGCGACGGGATGACCCGCGTGAACGTCGGAAAAGCCGAGGCGGGTACCGCGAGCAACGTCGTCGCCGAGGAGGCCCACATGGAGTGTGAAGCCCGCGGCGAGACCACCGAGCTGATGGAGTACATGAAGCGGCGGCTCGAACGCGCGGTGCGATCGGCAGCGACGATGCACGGGTGCACGGCCGAGGTCGACGTCGTCAGCGAGTCGCCGCGCGCGGACAGCGATCCCGCGCTTCGAGAGATCGTCGGCGAGGTCGCGAGCGGCGTCGCCGGCATCGAGCGCGTGGTGCCGGCCGCGGACTTCGGGGCGAGCGAGGACGCGACGTTCCTGATGGAGCGCGTCCAGAACGATGGCGGACTGGCGACGTACGTGATCGTCGGCACGGATCACCCGACGAGCCACCACACGCCGACGTTCGACGTCGACGAGGAGAGCCTCGAGCACGGCGTCTCGGTCCTCGTCGAGACGATTCGGGAACTCGAGCGGCGGCATCCGGTCTCGCGCAGCGAGGAGGAGGGATGA
- the ilvA gene encoding threonine ammonia-lyase — protein sequence MSRGREDLVSLADVEAARERIADVVHRTPLDTSRTFAEMSGAASVGLKLENVQRTGSFKIRGAYNKMAQLSTAERDAGVIASSAGNHAQGVALAGDLLDVETTIVVPEVTPAAKIEATRSYGAEVVVQGDIYERSYEYAIERADETGATFVHPFDDEAIVAGQGTIGLELLEQYPDLDTVLVAIGGGGLVAGIGTVLDAAERGIRVIGVQPDGASHAKPSLEAGEIRELADVDTVAEGIADTRMLETTFEIAREVVDDVVSVGDREIAAAVTLLAERAKTIAESAGAAPLAAALSDEIDLEGETVAVVISGGNVNLTEHAELTRTGLHELERYAEARLALADWPTAVGDVVETVESQGAELDVLERARYTAVDHPNRTPVTLGLAGSGPAHLDGVLEALEALEGVSVVDRSLEIE from the coding sequence ATGAGCAGGGGGCGCGAGGACCTCGTTTCTCTCGCGGACGTCGAGGCGGCTCGAGAGCGCATCGCGGACGTCGTCCACCGGACGCCACTCGATACGTCCCGGACGTTCGCCGAGATGAGCGGCGCGGCGTCGGTCGGCCTCAAACTCGAGAACGTCCAGCGGACGGGTTCGTTCAAGATCCGCGGCGCGTACAACAAGATGGCCCAGCTCTCGACCGCGGAGCGCGACGCGGGGGTCATCGCCTCGAGCGCGGGCAACCACGCCCAGGGAGTGGCGCTGGCCGGCGACCTGCTCGACGTCGAGACGACGATCGTCGTCCCCGAGGTCACCCCGGCCGCGAAGATCGAGGCGACCCGCAGCTACGGCGCCGAAGTCGTCGTCCAGGGCGACATCTACGAGCGTTCCTACGAGTACGCCATAGAGCGGGCCGATGAGACCGGAGCGACGTTCGTCCACCCCTTCGACGACGAGGCGATCGTCGCCGGCCAGGGGACGATCGGGCTCGAGTTGCTCGAGCAGTATCCCGACCTCGACACCGTGCTGGTGGCGATCGGCGGCGGCGGACTCGTCGCCGGAATCGGAACGGTTCTCGACGCCGCCGAGCGCGGCATTCGGGTCATCGGAGTGCAGCCGGACGGGGCGTCGCACGCGAAACCGTCGCTCGAGGCCGGCGAGATCCGCGAACTCGCGGACGTCGACACCGTCGCGGAGGGGATCGCCGACACCCGGATGCTCGAGACGACCTTCGAGATCGCTCGCGAGGTCGTCGACGACGTGGTGAGCGTCGGCGACCGCGAAATCGCCGCGGCGGTGACCCTGCTGGCCGAACGGGCGAAGACGATCGCGGAGAGCGCCGGCGCAGCCCCCCTCGCCGCCGCGTTGTCCGACGAGATCGACCTCGAGGGAGAGACCGTCGCCGTCGTGATTTCCGGCGGGAACGTAAACCTCACCGAACACGCGGAACTGACGCGGACCGGACTCCACGAACTCGAGCGCTACGCCGAGGCCCGCCTCGCGCTCGCGGACTGGCCGACGGCCGTCGGCGACGTGGTCGAGACGGTCGAGTCGCAGGGTGCCGAATTGGACGTTCTCGAGCGCGCCCGCTACACCGCGGTCGATCACCCGAATCGAACGCCCGTGACGCTCGGACTCGCGGGAAGCGGCCCGGCGCATCTCGACGGGGTCCTCGAGGCGCTGGAAGCGCTCGAAGGAGTTTCCGTCGTCGACCGATCGCTCGAGATCGAGTAA
- a CDS encoding aminotransferase class III-fold pyridoxal phosphate-dependent enzyme: MDRDTAEPDADALPGPNAQRWVDFHQEYSAPSEYSHEFVWDVTREADGPFVTDVDGNVLLDFTCHIGAAPLGYNNEKILGNVREFDLVEPMKIAGQDLYFGAGPDPKEADVPGSSHLMEKLTEVSSQYGMDTVFLSNSGAEAMENAMKITSDYRAPSKYGVAFSGSFHGRTLGTLSITKSKEVYTRHYPEISGIETVPFCDDRGCDAESCDCGFFAGDGSQLRSMLAPEGGYVDPDEIAFLTLEPIQGVGGYRFPSEAFMQEVADVTDTYDIPLIVDEIQAGIGRTGEIWAADHYPIEPDVIASAKALRVGATISRSEVFPDEKNRLGSTFGGGDLLGSMMGAFTLEAIDEYDLLDNATRRGEQAKQLLADDAPEFVQDVRGKGLMLAVEFDTPARRTAVVQSALERGLLTLGCGKKTIRLLPPLDSTEREIELGIGVFLEAIEAVGASPTVA, encoded by the coding sequence ATGGATAGGGACACGGCCGAACCCGACGCGGACGCGCTTCCGGGTCCGAACGCGCAGCGGTGGGTCGACTTCCATCAGGAGTACTCGGCGCCCAGCGAGTACTCCCACGAGTTCGTCTGGGACGTCACACGGGAAGCCGACGGACCGTTCGTCACCGACGTCGACGGCAACGTGTTGCTCGATTTTACGTGCCACATCGGCGCCGCGCCGCTCGGGTACAACAACGAGAAGATCCTCGGAAACGTCCGGGAGTTCGACCTCGTCGAGCCGATGAAGATCGCCGGACAGGACCTCTACTTCGGCGCCGGTCCGGACCCGAAAGAAGCCGACGTCCCCGGCTCGAGCCACCTCATGGAGAAGCTGACCGAGGTCTCGAGTCAGTACGGAATGGACACCGTCTTCCTCTCGAACTCCGGCGCGGAGGCGATGGAGAACGCGATGAAGATTACGAGCGATTACCGCGCCCCCTCGAAGTACGGGGTGGCCTTTTCCGGGAGCTTTCACGGCCGCACGCTCGGGACGCTCTCGATCACGAAGTCCAAGGAGGTCTACACCCGTCACTACCCCGAAATCAGCGGGATCGAGACGGTCCCCTTCTGCGACGACCGGGGCTGTGACGCCGAGAGCTGCGACTGCGGCTTCTTCGCGGGCGACGGCTCGCAATTGCGGTCCATGCTCGCGCCCGAAGGCGGCTACGTCGACCCCGACGAGATCGCCTTCCTCACCCTCGAGCCGATCCAGGGCGTCGGCGGATACCGCTTCCCCAGCGAGGCGTTCATGCAGGAGGTCGCGGACGTCACCGACACCTACGACATCCCGCTGATCGTCGACGAGATTCAGGCCGGCATCGGGCGCACCGGCGAGATCTGGGCGGCCGACCACTATCCGATCGAACCCGACGTCATCGCCAGCGCGAAGGCCCTGCGCGTCGGCGCCACGATCTCCCGCTCCGAGGTCTTCCCGGACGAGAAGAATCGCCTCGGGTCGACCTTCGGCGGCGGCGACCTGCTCGGGTCGATGATGGGCGCGTTCACGCTCGAGGCCATCGACGAGTACGACCTGCTCGACAACGCGACCCGTCGCGGCGAGCAGGCCAAACAACTCCTCGCAGACGACGCGCCGGAGTTCGTCCAGGACGTTCGCGGCAAGGGCCTGATGCTCGCGGTCGAGTTCGATACGCCGGCGCGGCGAACCGCGGTCGTCCAGAGCGCCCTCGAGCGCGGCCTCCTGACGCTCGGGTGCGGGAAGAAGACGATCCGGTTGCTCCCGCCGCTGGATTCGACCGAGCGCGAGATCGAACTCGGGATCGGCGTCTTCCTCGAAGCGATCGAGGCGGTCGGTGCGAGTCCGACGGTCGCGTAG
- a CDS encoding BCCT family transporter: MSGAEKGMVDEFREEIDTTVFLFGALLTVGVIAAFFISPSTVEKGISSLNDQLLGAFNWALLLIVFLIVVFLLFLIVGPWGSIRMGDESPEYSFLSFFAMLYSAGFAAGVVFWGPTEALFYYANPSPLFEGVEGGSAEAMTIAVQQTLFHWALPQLAVFTIMGIAIGYFAYNYENVPLRVSSALTPIIGADNLDGPFAKVVDILAVFATIGGVATSLGFIGSQFVTGLEYQWNISMGNIGILLVVTMMTLLFTTSMVLGVNKGIRRLSNFNMVLFVILMFATFIVGPTLFLILLGTQAFGGMISDFVSMSLFTGAGPMGAGNSEATSWMNAWTVFYWAWALSWSPFAGLFIARISKGRTVREVAFTGIVATSAATIPWFTFVGGTSVWAHHNGVADFGAVIAGEAGAEVSGFILFEAFPMGTVFMLAFMILVTTFFVTSADSSTLAVSMMTTGGKARPSTINRIFWGVVLGMTAAILMILGGTGSANTLQQAAIITGTPFAFICFLSMLALIKDFGSNYGRVLLQDETVLVGSSTATESESPAGPGGPVESDDD, translated from the coding sequence ATGAGCGGCGCCGAGAAGGGGATGGTCGACGAATTCCGCGAGGAGATCGATACGACGGTCTTCCTGTTCGGAGCGTTGCTCACAGTCGGCGTGATCGCGGCGTTCTTCATCAGCCCGAGCACCGTCGAGAAAGGGATCTCGTCGCTGAACGATCAACTGCTCGGGGCGTTCAATTGGGCACTGTTGTTGATCGTGTTCCTGATCGTCGTCTTTCTGTTGTTCCTGATCGTCGGCCCGTGGGGGTCGATCAGGATGGGCGACGAGTCGCCCGAGTACAGTTTCCTTTCGTTCTTCGCGATGCTGTACTCGGCAGGTTTCGCGGCGGGGGTCGTCTTCTGGGGTCCGACAGAGGCGTTGTTCTATTACGCCAATCCGTCACCGCTGTTCGAGGGTGTCGAGGGCGGATCGGCCGAGGCGATGACGATCGCCGTCCAGCAGACGCTGTTCCACTGGGCGCTTCCCCAGCTCGCAGTGTTTACGATAATGGGGATCGCGATCGGGTACTTCGCGTACAACTACGAGAACGTCCCGCTGCGAGTCTCGTCGGCGCTGACGCCGATCATCGGTGCTGACAACCTCGACGGTCCGTTCGCGAAGGTCGTCGACATCCTCGCCGTCTTCGCGACGATCGGTGGCGTCGCGACCTCGCTCGGTTTCATCGGGAGCCAGTTCGTCACCGGCCTCGAGTACCAGTGGAATATCAGCATGGGGAACATCGGTATCCTCCTCGTGGTGACGATGATGACGCTGCTGTTTACGACCTCGATGGTGCTCGGGGTGAACAAGGGGATCCGCCGGTTGTCGAACTTCAACATGGTCCTCTTCGTTATCCTCATGTTCGCGACGTTCATCGTCGGCCCGACGCTGTTTCTCATTCTGCTCGGCACGCAGGCCTTCGGCGGGATGATCTCCGACTTCGTCTCGATGAGCCTCTTTACCGGAGCGGGACCGATGGGCGCGGGGAATTCCGAGGCCACGAGCTGGATGAACGCCTGGACCGTCTTCTACTGGGCCTGGGCGCTCTCGTGGTCCCCGTTCGCGGGTCTGTTCATCGCCCGCATTTCCAAGGGACGCACCGTCCGTGAGGTGGCCTTCACCGGAATCGTCGCGACGTCCGCCGCCACCATCCCGTGGTTCACGTTCGTCGGTGGGACTTCCGTGTGGGCCCACCACAACGGTGTCGCCGACTTCGGTGCGGTGATCGCGGGCGAGGCCGGTGCTGAGGTCTCCGGCTTCATCCTGTTCGAGGCGTTCCCCATGGGAACTGTCTTCATGCTGGCGTTCATGATCCTCGTGACGACGTTCTTCGTCACGTCCGCGGACTCCTCGACGCTTGCGGTCTCGATGATGACGACCGGCGGTAAAGCCCGTCCGTCGACCATCAACCGGATCTTCTGGGGCGTCGTCCTCGGTATGACCGCGGCGATTCTGATGATCCTCGGCGGCACGGGGAGCGCGAACACGCTCCAGCAGGCCGCGATCATCACGGGGACGCCCTTCGCGTTCATCTGTTTCCTCTCGATGCTCGCCCTGATCAAGGACTTCGGGTCGAACTACGGTCGGGTGCTCCTTCAGGACGAAACCGTCCTCGTCGGCTCGAGTACGGCGACCGAGTCCGAATCGCCGGCCGGTCCCGGCGGTCCCGTCGAATCGGACGACGACTGA
- a CDS encoding amidohydrolase: MSHEPRNRLRELRRAFHRHPEPGWREFKTTARIVEELERIGVDELAVGREALATDERMAVPSASELEPWVERAREAGVRSDVLERTADGHTGVVAVLEQGVGPCVGLRVDLDAISMRESTDRDHRPAAEGFRSEHDGYMHACGHDAHLAIALGTIEAIKGGAFEGTLKVFFQPAEEISGGGKAMAESGYVDDVDYLLAIHVGLDHPTGEIVAGVEKPLAMAHLTATFEGASAHAGKAPSEGANAMQAAATAIQNAYAIPRHSDGMTRVNVGRIEGGTASNVIAEEVSIDAEVRGETTALMEYTRTELERVLYAAAEMHDCDVTPRVLGESPRVDSHPALRDLIGNVAWEVEGVERVVPSEDFGASEDVTYLMERVQDGGGLASYVLVGTDHPTSHHTPTFDVDEECLEIGVAVLSETAIELSRRRP, encoded by the coding sequence ATGTCTCACGAGCCACGAAACAGACTGCGCGAGTTACGTCGGGCGTTTCACCGCCACCCGGAACCCGGCTGGCGCGAGTTCAAAACGACGGCCCGAATCGTGGAGGAACTCGAGCGAATCGGCGTCGACGAACTCGCCGTCGGCCGTGAGGCGCTGGCGACCGACGAGCGCATGGCCGTCCCCTCCGCGTCGGAACTCGAGCCCTGGGTCGAACGCGCTCGTGAGGCCGGCGTTCGATCCGACGTCTTAGAGCGCACGGCCGACGGCCACACGGGAGTCGTCGCGGTCCTCGAGCAAGGGGTGGGACCGTGCGTCGGATTGCGCGTCGATCTCGACGCGATTTCGATGCGGGAGTCGACCGATCGCGACCACCGGCCGGCCGCCGAGGGATTTCGATCCGAACACGACGGCTACATGCACGCCTGCGGTCACGACGCCCATCTCGCGATCGCGCTCGGCACGATCGAGGCCATCAAAGGCGGCGCGTTCGAGGGAACGCTGAAGGTCTTCTTCCAGCCGGCCGAGGAGATCTCGGGCGGTGGAAAGGCGATGGCCGAGAGCGGGTACGTAGACGACGTCGACTACCTGCTCGCGATCCACGTCGGGCTCGATCACCCGACCGGCGAAATCGTCGCGGGCGTCGAGAAGCCGCTCGCGATGGCCCACCTGACCGCGACGTTCGAGGGTGCGAGCGCCCACGCCGGCAAAGCCCCGAGCGAAGGTGCGAACGCGATGCAGGCGGCTGCCACGGCGATCCAGAACGCCTACGCCATCCCGCGACACAGCGACGGGATGACCCGCGTGAACGTCGGCCGCATCGAGGGCGGAACCGCGAGCAACGTCATCGCCGAGGAGGTCTCCATCGACGCCGAAGTGCGCGGCGAGACGACGGCGCTGATGGAGTATACACGCACCGAACTCGAGCGCGTCCTGTATGCCGCCGCCGAGATGCACGATTGTGACGTCACGCCGCGAGTACTCGGCGAGTCGCCGCGCGTCGACAGCCATCCCGCGCTTCGTGATCTCATCGGAAACGTCGCCTGGGAGGTCGAGGGCGTCGAACGGGTGGTCCCGAGTGAGGATTTCGGCGCGAGCGAGGACGTAACGTACCTGATGGAGCGCGTCCAGGACGGCGGCGGCCTCGCCTCCTACGTCCTCGTCGGCACGGATCACCCGACGAGCCACCACACGCCGACGTTCGACGTCGACGAGGAGTGCCTCGAGATCGGGGTCGCGGTCCTCTCCGAGACGGCGATCGAACTCTCCCGTCGCCGGCCGTAA
- a CDS encoding Rid family detoxifying hydrolase, producing the protein MSDAHRIRTDDAPNTDNPYSQGVRAGDTLYVSGYGPVDPETGEAVDGDIEAQTDRVLDNVAAVVDEAGGDGLADVVKITVYLTDLEDYDRVNEAYGARFGAVPPARVCVEAARLPEDVRIEMDATAYLG; encoded by the coding sequence ATGTCGGACGCTCACCGAATTCGAACGGACGACGCACCGAACACCGACAACCCGTATTCGCAGGGCGTTCGGGCCGGCGACACGCTCTACGTCTCCGGCTACGGCCCGGTCGACCCGGAGACGGGTGAGGCCGTCGACGGCGACATCGAGGCGCAGACCGATCGGGTGCTCGACAACGTCGCCGCTGTCGTCGACGAAGCCGGCGGCGACGGACTCGCAGACGTCGTCAAAATCACCGTCTATCTAACCGATCTCGAGGACTACGACCGGGTCAACGAGGCGTACGGCGCCCGATTCGGGGCGGTCCCGCCGGCGAGAGTGTGCGTCGAGGCCGCTCGGTTGCCCGAGGACGTTCGCATCGAAATGGACGCGACCGCGTATCTGGGCTGA
- a CDS encoding aspartate aminotransferase family protein: MTAGPPIDELHFQDAPTVDSVPGPKTRDLLEKQDRIDSSAVAYPNDIPIAFEEGKGATVRDVDGNTYIDLFAGIGVLNVGHSNPYVLEAVHEQADKFVHTVDFPTDARLELIEKLDEIAPAGLQGQNRVVFGGPTGSDAIEASIKLAKYNTGGDGLIAFRGSYHGATTGAMSVTSNKKFKGPYVPLLPDVVHAPYPYPFHQDKTPEEAVDHALEEVQAIVEDPYGGLANPAGIVVEPILGEGGIVAPPEGFLQGLRDIADDNDVVLVFDEIQSGLGRTGQWWASDWEGVTPDVMTSAKALGGVGFPLSATMYHEDLDTWGAGDHAGTYRGHVVGMRAGTRAIEYIQDHDLLAHARDLGEYIRGRLRDVADGNERLADVRGRGLFIGAEFVDADGTPDGDAVDAVQQYCFEHGVLVWTAGRHGNVLRVIPPLVLTRDLAETALDVVEEAIEHVFAESKRTA, translated from the coding sequence ATGACGGCAGGACCGCCGATAGACGAACTCCACTTCCAGGATGCACCGACTGTCGATTCCGTTCCCGGCCCGAAGACGCGGGACCTCCTCGAGAAACAGGACCGAATCGACAGTAGTGCGGTGGCCTATCCGAACGACATTCCGATCGCGTTCGAGGAGGGGAAGGGCGCAACGGTTCGCGACGTGGACGGCAATACGTACATCGACCTCTTCGCGGGGATCGGCGTCCTCAACGTCGGTCACTCGAACCCGTACGTTCTCGAGGCCGTCCACGAACAGGCCGACAAGTTCGTCCACACGGTCGACTTTCCGACCGACGCGCGCCTCGAACTGATCGAGAAGTTAGACGAGATCGCACCCGCCGGTCTGCAGGGACAAAACAGGGTCGTTTTCGGCGGGCCGACCGGCAGCGACGCGATCGAGGCGTCGATCAAACTCGCCAAGTACAACACCGGCGGCGACGGCCTGATCGCCTTCCGCGGGTCCTACCACGGCGCGACGACGGGCGCGATGAGCGTCACGTCGAACAAGAAGTTCAAGGGCCCGTACGTGCCGCTGCTCCCCGACGTCGTCCACGCGCCGTATCCGTACCCGTTCCACCAGGACAAGACGCCCGAAGAGGCCGTCGACCACGCCCTCGAGGAGGTTCAGGCCATCGTGGAGGATCCGTACGGCGGACTGGCGAACCCGGCGGGGATCGTCGTCGAACCGATCCTGGGGGAAGGCGGGATCGTCGCGCCGCCGGAGGGCTTCCTCCAGGGGCTGCGCGATATCGCCGACGACAACGACGTCGTGCTCGTCTTCGACGAGATTCAGAGCGGACTCGGACGCACCGGCCAGTGGTGGGCCAGCGACTGGGAAGGCGTCACGCCGGACGTGATGACCTCGGCGAAAGCGCTCGGCGGCGTCGGCTTCCCGCTCTCTGCGACGATGTATCACGAAGACCTCGATACGTGGGGCGCGGGCGACCACGCCGGCACGTACCGCGGTCACGTCGTCGGGATGCGGGCCGGAACCCGCGCCATCGAGTACATCCAGGATCACGATTTGCTGGCTCACGCGCGTGACCTCGGCGAATACATTCGCGGTCGGCTTCGCGACGTCGCCGACGGAAACGAACGCCTCGCCGACGTCCGCGGCAGGGGCCTGTTCATCGGCGCCGAGTTCGTGGACGCAGACGGTACCCCGGACGGCGACGCCGTCGACGCCGTCCAGCAGTACTGCTTCGAACACGGGGTCCTCGTCTGGACGGCCGGCCGCCACGGCAACGTCCTGCGAGTCATCCCGCCGCTCGTGCTCACGAGAGACCTGGCCGAGACTGCACTGGACGTCGTCGAGGAGGCGATCGAACACGTCTTCGCGGAATCCAAACGGACCGCCTGA